The following proteins are co-located in the Mesorhizobium sp. M1E.F.Ca.ET.045.02.1.1 genome:
- a CDS encoding IS91 family transposase — protein sequence MPARLEVADIFRRYGEAYRQAHDGHLGRVERRTMSAIELCRTAELGGHVEGCRSCGSIRVAYNSCRNRHCPKCQGQACRDWLAARQDELLPVPYFHVVFTLPAEVAAIAFHNKTALYTILFKAAAETLRTIAADPRHLGAEIGLIAVLHSWGQTLTYHPHLHCIVPGGGVSPDCTRWISCRPGFFLPVRVLSRLFRRRFLEELRVAHDAGRLGFFGDLAHLAKPDAFARLLDEVRRLEWVVYAKPPFGGPQQVLAYLGRYTHRVAIANSRLVSMAEDRVAFRWRDYRHGARTKVMALDADEFIRRFLLHTLPDGFHRIRHYGFLANGHRAAKLGLCHRLLASQQQNNLEPSAESAAVAAERLALTHRCPCCGGAMVTLATWRCGQPPPTPFWNDTS from the coding sequence ATGCCGGCGAGACTGGAGGTGGCGGATATCTTCCGCCGCTATGGCGAGGCGTATCGACAGGCCCATGACGGCCATCTCGGGCGCGTCGAGCGCCGCACGATGAGTGCGATCGAGTTATGTCGGACCGCCGAACTGGGCGGTCATGTCGAGGGCTGCCGCTCCTGCGGGTCGATTCGCGTGGCCTACAATTCCTGCCGCAACCGGCATTGCCCCAAGTGCCAGGGCCAAGCCTGCCGGGACTGGCTCGCCGCGCGGCAGGACGAGCTGCTGCCGGTGCCCTACTTCCACGTGGTGTTCACGCTGCCGGCCGAGGTCGCCGCGATCGCCTTCCACAACAAGACGGCGCTCTACACGATCCTGTTCAAGGCGGCGGCCGAGACGCTGCGCACGATCGCCGCCGATCCCAGACATCTGGGCGCCGAGATCGGCCTCATCGCAGTGCTGCACAGCTGGGGCCAGACTCTCACCTACCATCCCCATCTGCATTGCATCGTGCCGGGCGGCGGCGTCTCGCCGGACTGCACACGCTGGATCTCGTGCAGGCCGGGATTCTTTTTACCCGTGCGCGTGCTGTCGCGCCTGTTTCGCCGCCGCTTCCTGGAGGAACTGCGAGTGGCCCATGATGCGGGCCGGCTGGGCTTCTTCGGCGATCTCGCCCACCTGGCAAAGCCCGACGCCTTCGCCCGCTTGCTCGATGAAGTCCGTCGCCTCGAATGGGTCGTCTACGCCAAGCCGCCCTTCGGCGGGCCGCAACAGGTGCTGGCCTATCTCGGCCGCTACACCCATCGTGTCGCCATCGCCAACTCCCGGCTGGTCAGCATGGCCGAAGATCGCGTCGCGTTCCGCTGGCGGGATTATCGTCATGGCGCCAGGACGAAGGTCATGGCGCTCGATGCCGATGAGTTCATCCGCCGCTTCCTCCTGCACACGCTGCCCGACGGCTTCCATCGCATCCGTCATTACGGCTTCCTCGCCAACGGTCATCGCGCCGCCAAGCTCGGCCTGTGCCACCGACTGCTGGCCAGCCAGCAGCAGAACAATCTCGAACCGAGTGCCGAAAGCGCCGCTGTCGCCGCCGAGCGCCTGGCGTTGACGCATCGCTGCCCATGCTGCGGAGGGGCGATGGTCACGCTCGCCACGTGGCGATGCGGGCAGCCGCCGCCGACCCCCTTCTGGAATGACACCTCATGA
- a CDS encoding site-specific integrase — MVELSPLRRRMIEDMTIRNLSPATQRSYVHAVAKFSRYFSRSPDRLGLEDVRAFQVHLVSTGISWPALNQTVCALRFFYGVTLGHAEIPERIVYARLPRTLPVVLSADEVVRFLEAVPSLKTRTALTTAYAAGLRASETVGLKVGDIDSGRGVIRVEHGKGGKDRTVMLSAQLLRILRIYWRLAKPQDWLFPGRGADRPIDVQVLYSACRSARAAAGIDKRVTVHTLRHSFATHLLENGTDIRIIQVLLGHDNLSSTARYTRVSNGLIRRTTSPLDRLNVEVVPPG; from the coding sequence ATGGTCGAGTTGAGCCCTCTTCGCCGGCGCATGATCGAGGACATGACGATCCGCAATTTGTCGCCGGCCACCCAGCGATCCTACGTGCACGCGGTGGCGAAGTTTTCGCGCTACTTTAGCCGCTCCCCTGACCGGCTTGGCCTTGAGGACGTGCGCGCCTTCCAGGTGCATCTGGTTTCAACGGGGATTTCGTGGCCGGCGCTGAACCAGACGGTGTGCGCACTGCGGTTCTTCTACGGCGTGACGTTGGGCCATGCCGAGATCCCGGAACGCATTGTCTACGCCCGCTTACCACGCACGCTGCCAGTGGTGTTGAGCGCCGACGAGGTGGTCAGGTTCCTGGAAGCGGTCCCGAGCCTGAAGACGCGCACGGCCCTGACCACAGCCTACGCTGCTGGACTTCGCGCCTCGGAGACCGTCGGCCTAAAGGTCGGCGACATCGACAGCGGGCGCGGCGTCATTCGGGTCGAGCACGGCAAGGGCGGCAAGGACCGCACCGTGATGCTGTCGGCGCAGCTTCTGCGCATCCTGCGGATTTACTGGCGGCTGGCGAAGCCGCAGGACTGGCTGTTTCCCGGGCGCGGCGCCGATCGCCCTATCGATGTACAGGTGTTGTATTCGGCCTGTCGCTCGGCGCGTGCGGCCGCCGGCATCGACAAGCGGGTGACGGTCCACACGCTCAGGCACTCTTTCGCCACGCATCTTCTGGAGAACGGCACCGACATCCGTATCATCCAGGTTCTGCTCGGCCACGACAACCTGTCGAGCACGGCGCGCTACACCAGGGTCTCGAATGGCCTCATCCGGCGCACGACGAGCCCGCTCGACCGGCTGAACGTCGAGGTCGTGCCGCCGGGCTGA
- a CDS encoding dihydroorotase yields the protein MAITFDLILTGGTVVNHDGEGRRDIGVRAGRIAAIGDLGQASAGETIDCRGLHILPGVVDSQVHFREPGLEHKEDLETGSRAAVLGGVTAVFEMPNTNPLTTSEATLADKVRRATGRMHCDFAFWVGGTRDNAGDVGELERLPGAAGIKVFMGSSTGDLLVEDDEGVASILRNTRRRAAFHSEDEFRLRERLGLRVEDDASSHPVWRDEIAALRCTERLVGIARQARARIHVLHISTAEEIIFLEQHKDVATCEVTPHHLTLTADDYARLGTLIQMNPPVRAARHRDGVWHGISQGIVDVLGSDHAPHTLAEKAKPYPASPSGMTGVQTLVPIMLDHVNAGRLTLQRFVDLSSHGPQRIFGMARKGRIAAGYDADFTVIDLKRRETITNAQAGSKAGWTPYDGRQVTGWPVGTVVRGTRVMWEGEIVTSGQGRAVEFSEALAA from the coding sequence ATGGCAATCACCTTCGACCTCATCCTGACAGGCGGCACGGTGGTCAACCATGACGGCGAGGGCCGGCGCGATATCGGCGTAAGGGCAGGGCGCATCGCTGCCATAGGCGATCTTGGCCAGGCATCGGCCGGTGAGACGATCGACTGCCGCGGCCTGCATATCCTGCCGGGCGTCGTCGACAGCCAGGTGCATTTCCGCGAGCCGGGGCTGGAGCACAAGGAGGATCTGGAGACGGGTTCGCGCGCGGCGGTGCTGGGCGGCGTCACCGCCGTCTTCGAAATGCCCAACACCAATCCGTTGACCACCAGCGAGGCGACGCTTGCCGACAAGGTGCGGCGCGCCACCGGTCGCATGCATTGCGACTTTGCCTTCTGGGTCGGCGGCACGCGCGACAATGCCGGCGATGTCGGCGAGCTCGAACGGTTGCCGGGAGCGGCCGGCATCAAGGTCTTCATGGGCTCGTCCACCGGCGATCTGCTGGTCGAGGATGACGAAGGCGTCGCCTCGATCCTGAGGAACACGCGCCGTCGCGCCGCTTTCCATTCCGAGGACGAGTTCCGCCTGCGCGAACGGCTTGGGCTGCGTGTCGAGGACGATGCTTCGTCCCACCCGGTCTGGCGCGACGAGATCGCCGCGCTGCGCTGCACCGAGCGCCTAGTGGGCATCGCAAGGCAGGCTCGCGCCCGCATCCATGTGCTGCACATCTCAACAGCGGAAGAAATCATCTTCCTCGAACAGCACAAGGATGTCGCGACCTGCGAGGTGACGCCCCATCACTTGACGCTGACGGCGGACGACTATGCGCGACTGGGCACGCTGATCCAGATGAACCCGCCGGTGCGGGCGGCGCGCCATCGCGACGGCGTCTGGCACGGCATCTCGCAAGGCATTGTCGACGTGCTGGGCTCCGACCATGCGCCGCACACGCTGGCCGAGAAGGCGAAACCCTATCCTGCCTCGCCGTCCGGCATGACCGGCGTGCAGACGCTGGTGCCGATCATGCTCGACCACGTCAACGCGGGCCGGCTCACCTTGCAGCGTTTCGTCGATCTTTCCAGCCATGGCCCGCAACGCATCTTCGGCATGGCGCGGAAGGGCCGCATCGCCGCCGGCTACGATGCCGACTTCACCGTCATCGACCTCAAGCGCCGCGAGACCATCACCAACGCGCAGGCCGGCTCCAAGGCCGGCTGGACGCCCTATGACGGCAGGCAAGTCACCGGCTGGCCGGTTGGCACCGTCGTGCGCGGCACCCGGGTGATGTGGGAGGGTGAGATCGTCACGTCCGGCCAGGGTAGGGCGGTGGAGTTCTCCGAGGCGCTGGCGGCCTAA
- a CDS encoding folate-binding protein YgfZ, with the protein MPFALLKDRALISVSGPDAEHFLQNILTTDLDTLAAGEAKPGALLTPQGKILFDFLISRAGDIGFRLECRADIADDFLRRLMLYRLRAKAEIAKQNQVFVTVAWDGDSNASLSDSAGADSTTLADSRFRNVAVGRVYGSAAEDGDPGAWQALRIANGIAESGSDYQLGDAFPHDVLLDETGGVGFRKGCYVGQEVVSRMQHRGTARRRVLIASADGSLPASGTELTVAGRPVGALGSVSGKTGLAIARIDRVKAALDAGEKIMAGDVAVTLAIPAWAKFTFPQDAVSAEEA; encoded by the coding sequence ATGCCCTTTGCCCTGCTGAAAGACCGCGCGCTCATTTCCGTGTCTGGCCCCGACGCCGAGCATTTCCTGCAGAACATCCTGACCACCGATCTCGATACACTGGCCGCCGGCGAGGCCAAGCCTGGCGCGCTGCTGACGCCGCAAGGCAAGATCCTGTTCGATTTCCTCATCTCGCGCGCCGGCGACATCGGCTTCCGCCTGGAGTGCCGGGCCGACATAGCCGATGATTTCCTGCGCCGGCTGATGCTTTACAGGCTAAGGGCAAAGGCCGAGATTGCCAAGCAGAATCAGGTGTTTGTCACGGTTGCGTGGGACGGCGATTCAAACGCCTCACTTTCTGATTCAGCCGGGGCTGATTCAACAACGCTTGCCGATTCCCGTTTCCGCAATGTCGCGGTCGGGCGTGTCTATGGCAGCGCGGCCGAGGATGGCGACCCCGGCGCCTGGCAGGCGCTGCGCATCGCCAACGGCATCGCGGAAAGCGGTTCCGACTACCAGCTCGGCGACGCCTTCCCGCATGATGTCTTGCTTGATGAGACCGGTGGCGTCGGCTTCAGGAAGGGCTGCTATGTCGGCCAGGAAGTGGTCTCGCGCATGCAGCATCGCGGTACAGCGAGACGCCGCGTGCTGATCGCGTCCGCCGACGGTTCCCTGCCCGCTTCCGGCACCGAGCTCACCGTTGCCGGCCGGCCGGTCGGCGCGCTCGGCTCGGTCAGTGGCAAAACCGGTCTTGCCATCGCCCGCATCGACCGCGTCAAGGCGGCGCTCGATGCCGGCGAGAAGATCATGGCCGGCGACGTCGCAGTGACGCTTGCCATTCCTGCCTGGGCCAAGTTCACCTTTCCGCAGGACGCGGTCAGCGCGGAGGAGGCCTGA
- a CDS encoding HD family hydrolase — MAADRAGAPPRAWQRMLSGRRLDLLDPSPLDIEIADIAHGLARVARWNGQTSGEHAFSVAQHSLLVEALYGELVPAASAEARLAALLHDAPEYVIGDMISPFKSVMGGSYKDCELRLQRAIHLRFSLPAELGAPLRKDIKRADQIAAYYEATLLAGFSTAEATEYFGRPRGFSADRFDITPRSVTWAQTAFLKRFTALEAERQAFLAVNSAT, encoded by the coding sequence ATGGCGGCCGACCGGGCAGGCGCGCCGCCGCGCGCCTGGCAACGCATGCTGTCGGGCCGGCGGCTCGACCTGCTCGACCCCTCGCCGCTCGACATCGAGATCGCCGATATCGCGCATGGGCTCGCCCGCGTCGCCCGCTGGAACGGCCAGACCAGCGGCGAGCATGCCTTTTCCGTCGCGCAGCACTCGCTGCTGGTCGAGGCGCTCTATGGCGAGTTGGTGCCGGCCGCGTCTGCCGAAGCGCGGCTTGCCGCGCTGCTGCACGACGCGCCGGAATATGTCATCGGCGACATGATCTCGCCCTTCAAGTCGGTGATGGGCGGCTCCTACAAGGACTGCGAGCTGAGGCTGCAGCGCGCCATCCATCTGCGCTTCTCGCTGCCGGCGGAGCTCGGCGCCCCCTTGCGCAAGGACATCAAGCGCGCCGACCAGATCGCCGCCTACTACGAGGCGACGCTGCTCGCCGGCTTCTCGACGGCGGAGGCGACCGAGTATTTCGGCCGGCCACGCGGCTTTTCCGCCGACCGTTTCGACATCACGCCGCGCTCGGTGACCTGGGCGCAGACGGCATTTCTGAAGCGTTTCACGGCGCTTGAGGCTGAACGCCAGGCTTTTCTTGCGGTGAATTCCGCAACGTAA
- a CDS encoding EAL domain-containing protein: MPVAHVKTGSAAGRRKATRVGPAGRIAEELRAQNERFSAAVENMSHGLCMFDADERMIICNRNYIDLFRLDAKVMKPGIRFFDILQHSVDIGIASQSAEELYAVRKPYIDGAKPSTYEETLADGRIIVISHRPLASGGWVSIYEDVTEQRRAEDELKEQHRRFDAALANMSQGLLMYDTDGKMIVRNQRFLELYKVAEADFPFGTTHRDALERLMELGIYTSIDVDSEVAKTEACLRAGKMQSTYRYLSDGRTFLVVRQPMSGGWVVTFDDVTERRRAEERMTHLAHHDTLTNLPNRSMFRERLDQALSEANAAPLAIFSIDLDRFKAVNDTFGHPAGDWLLKCVAERLRRCLRGEKDVVARFGGDEFAIIQFNIKAAADAEKLAKRIIEIIGKPYRDKGREMHVGVSLGIALHPDDGRDADTLLTNADMALYRGKSEGRNIYRFFEPGMDAMVRERLALEADLEAALPKREFELDFQPILDIASGDIVGAEALMRWRSPSRGLVPPEDFIAAAEETGLIVQLGDWALRKACSVAASWPRDVRMAVNVSAAQIRSGGFARGVISALAFSGLPASRLELEITETVMMDESDTVLKTLGQLRGLGVRIALDDFGTGYSSLGYLRRFPVDKIKIDRSFIRDLDKRDTAAIVRTVIGLGAELGITVTAEGVETEAQLEMLRKAGCGEAQGFLIGVPAKAPETSRLLRSQEKLRQSG; the protein is encoded by the coding sequence ATGCCCGTCGCTCATGTCAAGACTGGTTCGGCCGCCGGCAGGCGGAAAGCAACCCGTGTTGGTCCGGCCGGGCGGATAGCCGAGGAACTCCGAGCGCAGAACGAACGCTTTTCGGCCGCCGTCGAGAACATGTCGCACGGGCTGTGCATGTTCGATGCCGATGAGCGCATGATCATCTGCAACCGGAACTACATCGACCTGTTCCGCCTCGACGCCAAGGTGATGAAGCCCGGCATCCGCTTCTTCGACATCCTACAGCACAGCGTCGATATCGGCATCGCCTCGCAAAGCGCCGAGGAGCTCTATGCCGTCCGCAAGCCCTATATCGACGGCGCGAAGCCCTCGACCTATGAGGAGACGCTGGCGGACGGGCGCATCATCGTCATCTCGCACCGGCCGCTGGCTTCCGGCGGCTGGGTGTCGATCTACGAGGACGTGACCGAGCAGCGGCGCGCCGAAGACGAGTTGAAGGAGCAGCACCGCCGCTTCGACGCCGCTTTAGCCAACATGTCGCAAGGGCTGCTGATGTACGACACCGACGGCAAGATGATCGTGCGCAACCAGCGTTTTCTGGAGCTCTACAAGGTCGCCGAGGCGGACTTCCCGTTTGGAACGACGCACCGCGACGCGCTCGAACGACTGATGGAGCTCGGCATCTACACCTCGATCGACGTCGACAGCGAAGTCGCCAAGACCGAAGCCTGCCTGCGGGCGGGGAAGATGCAGTCGACCTACCGCTATCTTTCCGACGGCAGGACGTTTCTGGTCGTACGCCAGCCGATGAGCGGCGGCTGGGTGGTGACCTTCGACGACGTCACCGAACGACGCCGCGCCGAAGAACGCATGACGCATCTTGCGCATCACGACACCCTGACCAACCTGCCCAACCGCTCGATGTTCCGCGAGCGGCTCGACCAGGCGCTGAGCGAGGCCAACGCCGCGCCGCTGGCCATCTTTTCGATCGACCTCGACCGCTTCAAGGCCGTCAACGACACGTTCGGACACCCGGCAGGCGACTGGCTGCTGAAATGCGTGGCCGAGCGCTTGCGGCGCTGCCTGCGCGGCGAGAAAGATGTGGTGGCCCGTTTCGGCGGCGATGAATTCGCCATCATCCAGTTCAACATCAAGGCGGCGGCCGATGCCGAAAAGCTGGCCAAGCGCATCATCGAGATCATCGGCAAGCCTTATCGCGACAAGGGCCGCGAGATGCATGTCGGCGTCAGCCTCGGCATCGCGCTCCATCCCGATGACGGGCGGGACGCCGACACGCTTTTGACCAATGCCGACATGGCGCTCTACCGGGGCAAGAGCGAGGGTCGCAACATCTACCGCTTCTTCGAGCCCGGCATGGACGCCATGGTGCGGGAGCGCCTGGCACTCGAAGCCGATCTCGAAGCGGCGCTCCCCAAGCGCGAGTTCGAACTGGATTTTCAGCCGATCCTCGACATCGCATCCGGCGATATCGTCGGCGCCGAAGCGCTGATGCGCTGGCGCTCGCCGTCGCGAGGGCTGGTGCCGCCGGAAGACTTCATCGCGGCGGCCGAGGAAACCGGGCTGATCGTGCAGCTCGGCGACTGGGCGCTGCGCAAGGCCTGCAGCGTGGCGGCAAGCTGGCCGCGGGACGTGCGCATGGCCGTCAACGTCTCGGCCGCCCAGATCAGGAGCGGCGGCTTCGCCCGCGGCGTGATCTCGGCGCTTGCCTTTTCCGGCCTGCCGGCCAGCCGCCTGGAGCTCGAAATCACCGAAACGGTGATGATGGACGAGAGCGATACGGTGCTGAAGACGCTCGGCCAATTGCGCGGGCTCGGCGTTCGCATCGCGCTCGACGATTTCGGCACCGGCTATTCCTCGCTCGGCTATCTGCGGCGTTTCCCGGTCGACAAGATCAAGATCGACCGCTCCTTCATCCGCGACCTCGACAAGCGCGACACGGCGGCGATCGTACGCACCGTGATCGGATTAGGCGCCGAGCTCGGCATCACCGTCACCGCCGAAGGCGTCGAGACCGAAGCGCAGCTCGAGATGCTGCGCAAAGCAGGTTGCGGCGAGGCACAAGGTTTTCTTATCGGCGTGCCGGCCAAGGCCCCAGAGACGAGCCGGCTGCTGCGCTCGCAGGAAAAGCTGCGCCAATCCGGCTGA
- a CDS encoding fatty acid desaturase family protein, with translation MHAIGRNEPVDHRDVIASLSSAERSRLTGKSDWPGLLQFAIHLGAIVGLGALIAVKVPFWPLLMLPQGILIVFLFTLLHETLHRTAFETQWLNDAVARLCSLAIALPADWFRYFHFAHHRFTQDPENDPELAFPKPETLRQYIVHVSGLPVWWGHFKTLCTNAGGRCRDSYVPPKGLPKVQAEARAMIAFYVVLLALALWFKATVLLYVWIVPALLGQPFLRLYLLAEHGRCPFVANMLENSRTTITNWFVRKLAWNMPYHAEHHAYPGVPFHQLPAFHRLIGRHLKVVEPGYVSFHEKYIETLR, from the coding sequence ATGCACGCAATCGGCCGCAACGAACCCGTCGACCACCGCGACGTCATCGCCTCGCTGAGCAGTGCGGAGCGCAGCCGGCTGACCGGCAAGTCAGACTGGCCGGGCCTCCTCCAGTTCGCGATCCATCTCGGTGCCATCGTCGGTCTCGGCGCGCTGATCGCGGTCAAGGTTCCGTTCTGGCCGCTGCTGATGCTGCCGCAGGGCATCTTGATCGTGTTCCTGTTCACGCTGCTGCACGAAACGCTGCACAGGACGGCGTTCGAGACGCAGTGGCTGAACGATGCCGTCGCTCGGCTCTGCAGCCTGGCGATCGCGCTGCCCGCCGACTGGTTCCGCTATTTTCATTTCGCCCATCACCGCTTCACCCAGGATCCGGAGAACGATCCGGAACTGGCCTTCCCGAAGCCCGAGACCTTGCGGCAATACATCGTCCATGTCTCGGGCCTGCCGGTATGGTGGGGGCATTTCAAGACGCTCTGCACCAATGCCGGCGGTCGCTGCCGGGACAGCTACGTGCCGCCGAAGGGCTTGCCGAAAGTGCAGGCCGAGGCGCGCGCGATGATCGCTTTCTACGTCGTCTTACTGGCGCTTGCCCTCTGGTTCAAGGCGACCGTGCTGCTTTACGTCTGGATCGTGCCGGCGCTGCTCGGGCAGCCCTTCCTCAGGCTCTATCTGCTGGCCGAGCATGGCCGCTGCCCCTTCGTCGCCAACATGCTGGAAAACAGCAGGACGACGATCACCAACTGGTTTGTCCGCAAGCTCGCCTGGAACATGCCTTACCATGCCGAGCATCACGCTTATCCCGGCGTGCCGTTCCACCAGTTGCCGGCGTTCCATCGGCTGATCGGGCGGCATCTCAAGGTGGTCGAGCCGGGATACGTGAGCTTCCACGAGAAATACATCGAGACGCTGCGCTGA
- a CDS encoding LysR substrate-binding domain-containing protein translates to MVALPSLRGLQAFEAAARTGSFVAAAEELSISAAAVSQLIRTVEEQMGRKLFHRVNRRVVLTEAGVEMLPRLTMAFQEIGSVARGGDAFRPRLVISVPPSMAMGWLSERLAGFVASHGAADISLRGDDDPVPFDHELIDIRLSYGPHYREHPTEEIVRDAVYPVCAPGLAGAIKSENLAGLPLIHTDWGPTGASFPSWRNWFEAAGIEPGRAARRGLSANSSRAALDLAMSGLGVALAQGIYCARALEDGRLVRPAAGALELRQPYCLTIPERSARRDVVAAFREWLIEECRRAVRSPALIA, encoded by the coding sequence ATGGTCGCACTTCCATCGCTGAGGGGACTTCAGGCGTTCGAGGCGGCTGCGCGCACCGGCAGCTTCGTCGCGGCGGCGGAAGAGCTGTCGATTTCGGCGGCCGCCGTCAGCCAGCTCATCCGCACCGTCGAGGAGCAGATGGGCCGCAAGCTGTTCCACCGCGTCAACCGGCGCGTCGTGCTCACCGAAGCCGGCGTCGAGATGCTGCCCAGGCTCACCATGGCCTTCCAGGAGATCGGCAGCGTCGCGCGCGGCGGCGATGCTTTCCGGCCAAGGCTCGTCATCTCGGTGCCGCCTTCGATGGCGATGGGCTGGCTTTCCGAGCGCCTCGCCGGCTTCGTCGCCAGCCACGGCGCCGCCGACATCTCGCTCAGAGGCGACGACGACCCGGTGCCGTTCGACCATGAGCTGATCGACATCCGGCTTTCCTACGGCCCGCATTATCGCGAGCACCCGACCGAGGAGATCGTCCGGGACGCGGTCTATCCCGTCTGCGCACCGGGCCTTGCCGGCGCAATCAAGTCCGAAAACCTCGCCGGTCTGCCGTTGATCCACACCGACTGGGGACCGACCGGCGCCTCCTTTCCGTCCTGGCGCAACTGGTTCGAGGCGGCCGGCATCGAGCCAGGGCGGGCGGCACGGCGCGGCCTCTCCGCAAACTCGTCTCGGGCGGCACTCGACCTCGCCATGTCAGGGCTGGGCGTGGCGCTAGCGCAAGGCATTTATTGCGCCCGGGCGCTCGAAGACGGCAGGCTGGTGCGCCCTGCGGCCGGCGCGCTGGAACTGCGCCAGCCCTATTGCCTGACGATCCCGGAGCGCAGCGCGAGACGCGATGTCGTGGCTGCATTCCGCGAATGGCTGATCGAGGAATGTCGGCGCGCGGTCAGGTCTCCGGCGCTGATCGCCTAG
- a CDS encoding DUF3303 family protein yields the protein MLFFVIEDFSGCDRKEIYRRFRDKGRLKPDELVVHHSWIAGDMSRCFLLVEADDVTLLQRWVIEWADLVEFEIVPVATSKDMVAALAGHL from the coding sequence ATGCTGTTTTTCGTAATCGAGGATTTCAGCGGCTGCGACCGCAAGGAAATCTACCGCCGCTTCCGCGACAAGGGCCGGCTGAAGCCAGACGAGCTCGTCGTGCACCACAGTTGGATCGCAGGCGACATGAGCCGCTGCTTCCTGCTGGTCGAGGCCGATGACGTCACGCTGCTGCAGCGCTGGGTCATCGAATGGGCCGATCTGGTCGAGTTCGAGATCGTTCCCGTTGCGACCAGCAAGGATATGGTGGCCGCATTGGCTGGACATCTCTAA
- a CDS encoding RimK family protein, whose amino-acid sequence MTWVILTGRQNDLDQVATPHKIITNRDYLAHPALFRGQRPKVINLSNNYGYQSRGYYASLLAGSRGHKVIPTVETMIDLSERKLYEHALPELELALNKCRKDLGGTFPSKVAVFFGIGPSKVWDRFTKLLFDWFRAPALEVHIKDSAEWASIRKIGFLPLARMTDEEDAFFLQCLDTYTNREWRDTKGRTPARYTFATLVDPHEELPPSEISSLRYWARIAEKMGVEVEPITRKDLAKLANYDALFIRETTSISNHTYRFARRAQQEGMPVIDDPLSMIRCTNKVYLNELMTYNKVPVPPTVMIAGTSDLELAAQTLGFPLVLKIPDSSFSRGVKKCENLAELTKLATEWLEDSDLLIAQKFIPTEYDWRVGVLGGQPLFAVHYLMAKKHWQIVNHKANGKPDQGGIKTFTLKQTPPHVVETAVKAAKCIGDGLYGVDLKETKDGVFVIEVNDNPNLDHGWEDSGEKDEVWVRLTQWFLERLER is encoded by the coding sequence ATGACCTGGGTCATCCTCACAGGCAGGCAGAACGACCTCGACCAGGTGGCGACGCCGCACAAGATCATCACCAACCGCGACTACCTCGCGCATCCGGCGCTGTTTCGCGGCCAGCGGCCGAAGGTCATCAACCTGTCGAACAACTACGGCTACCAGAGCCGCGGCTACTACGCCTCACTGCTCGCCGGCTCGCGCGGCCACAAGGTGATCCCTACCGTCGAGACGATGATCGACCTGTCGGAGCGCAAGCTCTACGAGCACGCGCTGCCCGAGCTCGAGCTCGCGCTCAACAAATGCCGCAAGGATCTCGGCGGAACCTTCCCGTCGAAGGTCGCCGTCTTCTTCGGCATCGGCCCGTCGAAAGTGTGGGACCGCTTCACCAAGCTTCTGTTCGACTGGTTCCGCGCGCCGGCGCTCGAGGTCCACATCAAGGATAGCGCCGAATGGGCCTCGATCCGAAAGATCGGCTTCCTGCCGCTCGCCCGCATGACCGACGAAGAGGACGCCTTTTTCCTGCAGTGCCTGGACACCTATACCAACCGCGAATGGCGCGACACCAAGGGCCGAACGCCGGCGCGCTATACTTTCGCTACGCTGGTCGATCCGCATGAGGAACTGCCGCCGTCGGAAATTTCCTCGCTGCGCTACTGGGCGCGGATCGCCGAAAAGATGGGCGTCGAGGTCGAGCCGATCACCAGGAAGGATCTCGCCAAGCTCGCCAACTACGACGCGCTGTTCATCCGCGAGACGACGTCCATCTCCAATCATACCTACCGCTTCGCGCGCCGCGCCCAGCAGGAAGGCATGCCGGTGATCGACGACCCATTGTCGATGATCCGCTGCACCAACAAGGTCTATCTCAACGAGCTGATGACCTACAACAAGGTGCCGGTGCCGCCGACGGTGATGATCGCCGGCACCTCGGACCTTGAGCTTGCGGCGCAGACGCTGGGCTTTCCGCTGGTGTTGAAGATCCCGGACTCGTCCTTCTCGCGCGGCGTCAAGAAATGCGAGAACCTCGCCGAACTGACGAAGCTCGCGACCGAGTGGCTGGAGGATTCCGACCTCCTCATCGCGCAGAAATTCATCCCGACCGAATATGACTGGCGCGTCGGCGTGCTCGGCGGCCAGCCGCTCTTTGCCGTCCACTATCTGATGGCCAAGAAGCACTGGCAGATCGTCAACCACAAGGCCAACGGCAAGCCCGACCAGGGCGGCATCAAGACCTTCACGCTGAAGCAGACGCCGCCGCATGTCGTCGAGACGGCGGTCAAGGCGGCAAAGTGCATCGGCGACGGGCTCTACGGCGTCGACCTCAAGGAGACCAAGGACGGCGTCTTCGTCATCGAGGTCAACGACAATCCCAATCTCGACCATGGCTGGGAGGATTCCGGCGAGAAGGACGAGGTCTGGGTGCGGCTGACGCAGTGGTTCCTGGAGCGCCTGGAACGATAG